From Gammaproteobacteria bacterium, one genomic window encodes:
- the lysA gene encoding diaminopimelate decarboxylase — MTDPFTYRDRQLYAEGVPLAGIARQHGTPVYVYSRAAIEARWREFDAAFSGHPHLICYAVKANANLAVLNVLARLGSGFDIVSVGELERVLRAGGRPECIVFAGVGKRGEEMERALTVGIRCFNVESEAELERLNEIAGRLDKKAPVSLRINPDVDARTHPYISTGLQENKFGIAMTGAARIYARAAAMPHIEVIGIGCHIGSQLTDSRPFADALERLFKLLGELAHRGIELRHIDIGGGLGIRYRDETPPSVADYAAAIRRHTDRFPHEILLEPGRAIVGNAGVLVTRVEYLKPAGSKNFVIVDAAMNDLTRPALYDAWHDIVPVSPREQGVVRSYDVVGPVCESGDFLGRGRSLKLESGDLLAVRSAGAYGFSMSSTYNARPRAAEVMVEGETAHLIRRRESLDDLMIGESILTR, encoded by the coding sequence ATGACTGATCCGTTCACCTACCGGGATCGGCAACTGTATGCCGAAGGCGTGCCGTTGGCCGGGATTGCGCGTCAGCACGGCACGCCGGTGTATGTGTATTCGCGCGCCGCGATTGAGGCGCGCTGGCGCGAATTCGACGCCGCTTTCAGCGGCCACCCGCATTTGATTTGCTACGCGGTCAAGGCCAATGCCAATCTGGCGGTGCTGAACGTATTGGCGCGCCTCGGCTCCGGATTTGACATCGTGTCGGTCGGTGAACTGGAGCGGGTATTGCGCGCGGGCGGGAGGCCGGAGTGCATCGTGTTCGCGGGTGTGGGCAAGCGCGGGGAGGAGATGGAACGCGCGCTCACAGTGGGCATACGCTGTTTCAACGTCGAATCCGAAGCGGAACTGGAACGGTTGAACGAGATCGCCGGGAGACTGGATAAAAAGGCGCCGGTGTCGCTGCGCATCAATCCGGACGTCGATGCCCGTACGCATCCCTATATTTCCACCGGCCTGCAGGAAAACAAGTTCGGCATTGCCATGACAGGGGCCGCGCGGATATACGCGCGGGCTGCGGCGATGCCGCATATTGAGGTCATCGGCATCGGCTGCCATATCGGATCGCAATTGACCGACAGCCGGCCCTTCGCCGATGCGCTGGAACGTCTGTTCAAGCTTCTCGGAGAACTGGCGCATCGGGGAATCGAGCTGCGGCACATCGATATTGGCGGCGGACTGGGCATTCGTTACCGCGATGAAACGCCACCCAGCGTGGCGGATTACGCCGCCGCCATCCGCCGTCACACCGACCGGTTTCCCCATGAGATCCTGCTCGAGCCGGGGCGCGCCATCGTCGGCAATGCCGGAGTGCTCGTCACGCGCGTGGAATATCTCAAGCCTGCTGGCTCCAAAAATTTTGTCATCGTCGACGCCGCCATGAACGATCTCACCCGTCCGGCGCTGTACGATGCCTGGCATGATATCGTGCCGGTGTCGCCGCGGGAGCAGGGGGTGGTGCGGTCTTATGACGTAGTCGGGCCGGTGTGTGAGTCCGGCGATTTCCTGGGCAGGGGACGATCGCTCAAACTGGAGAGCGGTGACCTCCTGGCGGTGCGATCAGCGGGTGCCTATGGATTCTCCATGAGTTCCACCTATAATGCCCGTCCACGTGCGGCTGAGGTCATGGTGGAAGGGGAAACCGCCCATTTAATCCGCCGTCGGGAGTCCCTCGACGATTTGATGATAGGCGAGTCAATTCTGACACGATAA
- a CDS encoding lipoprotein, whose translation MISRLSRTFVAVIGISLMLCGCGQKGDLYLPDHKTAPAFIPSFIR comes from the coding sequence ATGATCAGCCGTCTATCACGCACATTCGTAGCAGTTATAGGCATCAGTCTGATGTTATGCGGCTGCGGGCAGAAGGGTGATCTCTATCTGCCGGATCACAAAACCGCCCCGGCGTTCATTCCCTCGTTTATTCGATGA
- a CDS encoding alpha/beta fold hydrolase produces the protein MTAKPGNYRAGEAPVVIEPPGRHDASVIWLHGLGADGHDFEGIVPELGLPRHHGIRFTFPHAPKRPITINGGMVMRGWYDIAAPDLTLREDEAGLRDAAAIVEEFIATERAAGVAADRIVLAGFSQGGAVALFTGLRHFERLAGIMALSTYLPLPGSLSAEAHDANRQTPIFMGHGLYDPLIPVFHGRHSAELLRAGGHDVTWRTYAMPHSVCAEEVRELALWLKAELR, from the coding sequence ATGACCGCCAAACCCGGAAATTATCGTGCTGGTGAAGCGCCTGTCGTAATCGAACCCCCGGGCAGGCACGACGCCAGCGTCATCTGGCTGCACGGCCTGGGCGCAGACGGGCACGATTTCGAGGGCATCGTGCCGGAACTGGGCCTGCCCCGGCATCACGGCATCCGCTTCACCTTCCCGCACGCACCAAAGCGCCCGATCACCATCAACGGCGGCATGGTCATGCGCGGCTGGTACGACATCGCCGCGCCTGATCTGACCCTGCGCGAGGATGAAGCGGGATTACGCGATGCCGCCGCCATCGTCGAGGAATTCATCGCAACTGAGCGCGCGGCGGGCGTTGCCGCCGACCGCATAGTGTTGGCCGGATTCTCACAAGGCGGCGCGGTCGCCCTGTTCACCGGCCTGCGCCACTTCGAACGGCTGGCCGGGATAATGGCGCTTTCGACGTATTTGCCCCTACCTGGCAGTCTATCCGCCGAAGCGCACGACGCCAACCGCCAAACCCCCATCTTCATGGGGCACGGACTTTACGACCCGCTCATCCCTGTTTTTCATGGCCGGCATTCGGCCGAATTACTGCGCGCGGGGGGGCATGACGTCACGTGGCGCACCTATGCCATGCCGCACAGTGTCTGTGCCGAGGAGGTGCGTGAGCTCGCCCTCTGGCTCAAGGCGGAATTGCGATAG
- the panD gene encoding aspartate 1-decarboxylase yields MQITLLKCKLHRVRVTHAELDYEGSCAIDLRLMEAAGIREYEQIQVYNLANGERFTTYAMPAEPGSGIISINGAAAHKARPRDEIIVCAYAALDEQQAARFKPRLVYVDACNRVTRIGNAIPTQVASSS; encoded by the coding sequence ATGCAGATCACCCTGCTCAAATGCAAATTACACCGTGTGCGTGTGACCCACGCCGAACTTGACTACGAAGGTTCCTGCGCCATCGACCTGCGGCTCATGGAGGCGGCCGGCATCCGCGAGTACGAACAGATCCAGGTCTACAATCTCGCCAACGGCGAACGTTTCACCACCTATGCCATGCCCGCGGAACCCGGATCGGGGATTATTTCCATCAACGGCGCCGCCGCGCACAAGGCCAGGCCCCGGGACGAAATCATCGTCTGCGCCTATGCCGCGCTTGATGAACAGCAGGCCGCCCGCTTCAAGCCGCGGCTGGTTTACGTGGATGCCTGCAATCGCGTGACCCGCATCGGCAATGCGATCCCCACGCAGGTGGCGAGCTCCAGCTAA
- a CDS encoding DEAD/DEAH box helicase produces the protein MEKTFQELDLHPALLQGIAAAGFSRCTPIQSAALPIALAGQDVAGQAQTGTGKTAAFLLALMDRLLKRPEPHGRKPNQPRAIVLAPTRELAIQIHKDALQLGQFTPFKFSLIYGGVDYDAQRAELRAGVDVLIGTPGRVIDYFKQHVFDLRAIEVMVLDEADRMFDLGFIKDIRFLLRRMPDPEQRLSMLFSATLSLRVHELAYEHMNNPRVVEINPDQVTVDSVKQVLYHIESEQKLSLLVGLLRQINPARTLIFVNTKRVAEEVSDVLREQDIEARVLSGDVPQKKRQSLLARFTRGELPILVATDVAARGLHIPGVSHVINYDLPQNGEDYVHRIGRTARAGASGDAITFACEEYVYSLMDIEEYVGHKIPTGQIGTGILAELPPRKPRPRRHDHTHGRSGGGGRRPPGRRGDHRRSSTRR, from the coding sequence ATGGAAAAAACCTTTCAAGAGCTTGATTTGCATCCCGCTTTGTTACAGGGCATCGCCGCCGCCGGTTTCAGCCGCTGCACGCCGATCCAGTCCGCGGCCCTTCCGATCGCGCTGGCCGGCCAGGATGTCGCCGGACAGGCGCAGACCGGCACCGGCAAGACCGCAGCCTTCCTGCTGGCGTTGATGGATCGCCTGTTGAAACGGCCGGAACCGCACGGCCGCAAGCCCAACCAGCCGCGCGCCATCGTGCTGGCGCCCACGCGCGAACTGGCGATTCAAATCCACAAGGATGCGTTGCAATTGGGTCAGTTCACGCCCTTCAAATTCAGCCTGATCTATGGCGGCGTGGATTACGACGCGCAACGCGCCGAGTTGCGCGCGGGCGTGGATGTCCTCATCGGCACGCCGGGGCGCGTCATCGATTACTTCAAGCAGCACGTCTTCGACCTCCGGGCCATCGAGGTGATGGTGCTGGACGAGGCTGATCGCATGTTCGATCTGGGCTTCATCAAGGACATCCGCTTCTTGTTGCGCCGCATGCCCGATCCGGAGCAGCGCCTATCCATGCTGTTTTCGGCCACGCTCAGCCTGCGGGTGCATGAGCTGGCTTATGAACACATGAACAACCCGCGCGTGGTGGAAATCAATCCCGATCAGGTGACGGTCGACAGCGTCAAGCAGGTGCTGTATCACATCGAGAGCGAACAGAAACTGTCGTTGCTGGTCGGCCTGCTGCGACAGATCAATCCGGCGCGTACGCTCATCTTCGTCAACACCAAACGCGTGGCGGAGGAGGTTTCCGACGTATTGCGTGAGCAGGACATCGAGGCGCGCGTGTTATCCGGCGACGTGCCGCAGAAGAAGCGGCAGTCGCTGCTGGCGCGCTTCACGCGCGGGGAATTGCCCATTCTGGTCGCGACCGACGTGGCCGCGCGCGGCCTCCACATCCCCGGCGTCAGCCACGTCATCAACTACGACCTGCCGCAGAACGGCGAGGATTACGTGCATCGCATCGGCCGTACCGCCCGCGCCGGCGCCAGCGGCGACGCCATCACCTTCGCCTGCGAGGAGTACGTCTATTCGCTGATGGACATTGAGGAATACGTCGGCCACAAAATCCCGACCGGCCAGATCGGCACGGGAATACTGGCCGAACTCCCGCCCCGCAAACCGCGACCGCGCCGTCATGACCACACGCATGGACGGTCCGGCGGCGGTGGCCGGCGCCCGCCAGGCCGCAGGGGGGATCATCGTCGTTCCTCCACCCGCCGCTAG
- the trxA gene encoding thioredoxin TrxA, with product MSSPNVVHATDASFEADVLNATLPVLVDYWAEWCGPCRMIAPILDEIANSYAGKLKVAKVNVDENRDTATKYGIRGIPTLMIFKDGNIAATKVGALSKSQLAAFVDSNI from the coding sequence ATGAGCAGTCCCAACGTCGTCCATGCCACTGATGCCAGTTTCGAAGCCGATGTCCTGAACGCCACCCTGCCGGTGCTGGTGGATTACTGGGCGGAATGGTGCGGCCCCTGCCGCATGATCGCACCCATCCTCGATGAGATTGCCAACAGCTATGCCGGCAAGCTTAAGGTGGCCAAAGTGAACGTGGATGAAAACCGCGACACCGCCACCAAATACGGCATCCGCGGCATTCCCACCTTGATGATTTTCAAGGACGGCAACATCGCCGCCACCAAGGTGGGCGCGCTGTCCAAGTCGCAACTGGCGGCCTTTGTCGACAGCAATATTTGA
- the rho gene encoding transcription termination factor Rho, protein MNLTELKRKPASELINLAETMGIEGAARSRKQDVIFGILKGHAKKGEEIWGDGVLEILQDGFGFLRTADGSYLAGPDDIYVSPSQIRRFNLRTGDTISGTIRPPKEGERYFALLKVNEINFEPPENAKNKVLFENLTPLFANKRLKLERGNGSTEDLTPRVIDLVAPIGKGQRGLIVSPPKAGKTMLLQAIAQSIVTNHPECYLIVLLIDERPEEVTEMERSVKGEVVSSTFDEPATRHVQVAEMVIEKAKRLVEHKRDVVILLDSITRLARAYNTVIPSSGKVLTGGVDANALQKPKRFFGAARNIEEGGSLTIIATALIDTGSRMDEVIYEEFKGTGNMELHLERKISERRIFPSININRSGTRREELLVPPDELQKTWILRKLLSPMEEVAAIEFLLERLKVTKNNAEFFDSMKRTS, encoded by the coding sequence ATGAACCTGACAGAACTCAAACGCAAGCCCGCCTCCGAACTCATCAACCTTGCCGAGACCATGGGCATCGAGGGCGCCGCCCGCTCCCGCAAACAGGACGTCATCTTCGGCATCTTGAAGGGCCACGCCAAAAAGGGCGAAGAAATCTGGGGCGACGGTGTGTTGGAGATTTTGCAGGACGGTTTTGGCTTCCTGCGCACGGCGGACGGCTCGTATCTGGCCGGTCCGGACGACATCTACGTCAGCCCATCGCAGATCCGCCGTTTCAACCTGCGCACCGGCGACACCATCTCCGGCACCATCCGACCGCCGAAGGAAGGCGAACGCTATTTCGCCCTGCTCAAGGTCAACGAGATCAACTTCGAGCCGCCGGAGAACGCCAAGAACAAGGTCCTGTTCGAGAACCTGACGCCGCTGTTCGCCAACAAGCGGCTGAAGCTCGAGCGCGGCAACGGCAGCACGGAGGACCTGACACCGCGCGTCATCGATCTGGTGGCGCCCATCGGCAAGGGCCAGCGCGGTCTCATCGTGTCGCCGCCGAAGGCCGGCAAGACCATGCTGCTGCAGGCCATCGCCCAGTCCATCGTGACCAACCACCCGGAGTGCTATCTCATCGTGCTGCTCATCGACGAGCGCCCGGAGGAGGTCACCGAGATGGAGCGTTCGGTGAAGGGCGAGGTGGTATCCAGCACCTTCGACGAGCCCGCCACCCGCCACGTGCAGGTCGCCGAGATGGTGATCGAAAAGGCCAAGCGGCTGGTCGAGCACAAACGCGACGTCGTCATCCTGCTCGACTCCATCACGCGCCTGGCGCGCGCCTACAACACCGTGATCCCCTCCTCCGGCAAGGTGCTGACCGGCGGCGTCGACGCCAACGCCCTGCAGAAGCCCAAGCGCTTCTTCGGCGCCGCGCGCAACATCGAGGAGGGTGGTTCGCTCACCATCATCGCCACCGCGCTGATCGACACCGGCTCGCGCATGGACGAGGTGATCTACGAGGAATTCAAGGGCACCGGCAACATGGAACTGCACCTGGAGCGCAAGATCTCCGAACGCCGCATCTTCCCCTCCATCAACATCAACCGTTCCGGCACCCGCCGCGAGGAACTGCTGGTCCCGCCGGATGAATTGCAGAAGACCTGGATCCTGCGCAAGCTGCTGTCGCCGATGGAGGAAGTGGCGGCCATCGAATTCCTGCTGGAGCGCCTCAAGGTCACCAAGAATAACGCCGAGTTTTTCGATTCGATGAAGCGCACGTCTTAG
- a CDS encoding NADH-quinone oxidoreductase subunit B family protein, which yields MYELLKQIAKIGIVSEPAPPADAALRQIEQRLPAVIAKHFGRSLAIRHVDAGSCNGCELEIHACNSPYYNLERLGIKFVASPRHADLLLVTGPVSRHMEEALKRTYDATPEPKLVVAIGDCGCTGGVFGESYASCGRVANVIPVDVAVPGCPPTPTAIMQGILTAISSRR from the coding sequence ATGTACGAACTGCTGAAGCAAATTGCGAAGATCGGCATCGTCAGCGAGCCGGCGCCGCCGGCCGATGCGGCGCTGCGCCAGATCGAGCAACGACTTCCTGCGGTCATTGCCAAACATTTCGGCCGCTCGCTTGCCATTCGTCACGTGGACGCGGGCTCGTGCAATGGTTGCGAGCTCGAGATCCATGCCTGCAACAGCCCCTACTACAACTTGGAACGGCTCGGCATCAAGTTTGTCGCCAGCCCGCGTCATGCCGACTTGCTCCTGGTGACCGGCCCGGTGTCACGGCACATGGAGGAGGCGTTGAAGCGCACCTACGACGCGACGCCGGAGCCAAAGCTCGTGGTGGCGATCGGGGATTGCGGGTGCACCGGGGGTGTTTTTGGCGAGAGCTACGCCAGCTGCGGCCGCGTGGCGAACGTCATTCCTGTGGATGTCGCCGTGCCCGGGTGTCCCCCCACGCCGACGGCGATCATGCAGGGCATTCTCACCGCAATATCCTCCAGGCGCTGA
- a CDS encoding NADH-quinone oxidoreductase subunit C — protein sequence MRLAELPIDIQPLPGAMPAFRAPVTVTELRAVCEQARAHKARLVALWGSDETQRGAGYALHLALALPSGLLWLTAALPREHPRYPSIADIYPCANRMQRAAYDLLGIHAHDGPDHRKWLRHRAWPGGVFPLRKEFDIAGGFPKSEDLYPFVRVGGEGVHEIPVGPVHAGTIEPGHFRFSIVGETILRLEERLGYKHKAIEKLFETKTLEEGARLAGRVSGDSTVAYAWAYAMAVEGAAGVEPPLRSLVLRGILLELERIANHLGDLGYLGNDVALTFGFFQFWRLKEDLLRLNAALFGHRYLMDLIVPGGVARDLAREEAGRLISFIDRLRSEVGILRSIYDEHAGMQDRFIMTGQVPPALAEKMDMTGLAGRASGIRHDLRVDLPIPPWRQVDVRMASHTRGDVAARASVRFDEVFESIRLVQALASQLPEGEICVPIADCPGGRRGVGWVEGWRGEVLIALDTAEGNRIHRLHPHDPSWQNWPLLERAVLGNIVPDFPLINKSFNLSYSGQDL from the coding sequence GTGCGACTCGCTGAACTGCCGATTGACATCCAGCCGCTTCCGGGGGCGATGCCGGCGTTTCGCGCCCCGGTCACGGTGACCGAATTGCGCGCCGTGTGTGAACAGGCCCGCGCGCACAAGGCCCGGCTGGTTGCGCTGTGGGGCAGCGACGAAACGCAGCGCGGCGCGGGTTATGCGCTGCATCTGGCGCTTGCGCTGCCGTCGGGTTTGTTGTGGCTTACGGCGGCGCTGCCGCGCGAGCACCCGCGATATCCAAGCATCGCCGACATCTATCCATGCGCAAATCGCATGCAACGGGCCGCCTACGACCTGCTCGGCATCCACGCCCACGACGGCCCGGACCATCGCAAATGGCTGCGGCATCGCGCCTGGCCGGGCGGGGTGTTCCCGCTGCGCAAGGAGTTCGACATCGCCGGCGGCTTTCCAAAATCCGAGGATCTGTATCCGTTCGTCAGGGTGGGGGGGGAGGGCGTGCATGAAATCCCGGTGGGCCCGGTGCATGCCGGCACCATTGAGCCGGGACACTTCCGTTTCTCGATCGTCGGAGAGACCATCCTGCGGCTTGAGGAGCGCCTGGGTTACAAGCACAAGGCGATCGAAAAACTGTTTGAGACAAAGACCCTGGAGGAGGGTGCGCGGCTGGCGGGCCGCGTGAGCGGTGACTCAACGGTCGCTTATGCCTGGGCCTACGCCATGGCGGTTGAGGGCGCAGCCGGCGTCGAACCACCGCTGCGCTCACTGGTGCTGCGCGGGATCCTGCTCGAACTCGAGCGCATCGCCAATCATCTGGGCGATCTGGGCTATCTCGGCAACGATGTCGCCCTGACGTTCGGATTTTTCCAGTTCTGGCGGCTGAAGGAGGATCTGCTGCGGCTGAACGCCGCACTCTTCGGTCACCGCTATCTGATGGACCTGATCGTGCCGGGTGGCGTCGCGCGTGATCTTGCGCGGGAAGAGGCCGGCCGGCTGATTAGTTTTATCGATCGACTCAGGAGCGAAGTCGGAATACTGCGCTCGATTTATGACGAGCATGCCGGCATGCAGGATCGCTTCATCATGACCGGGCAGGTGCCGCCCGCGCTGGCCGAGAAGATGGACATGACGGGCCTCGCCGGCCGCGCGAGCGGCATCAGGCACGATCTGCGGGTCGATCTTCCCATTCCACCGTGGCGGCAGGTTGATGTGCGCATGGCCTCGCATACGCGCGGCGATGTCGCCGCCCGCGCTTCGGTTCGCTTCGATGAAGTGTTCGAGTCGATACGGTTGGTGCAGGCGCTGGCGAGCCAGCTGCCGGAGGGTGAGATATGCGTTCCGATCGCCGACTGTCCGGGCGGACGGCGCGGCGTCGGCTGGGTCGAGGGCTGGCGCGGCGAAGTCTTGATCGCGCTCGACACGGCGGAGGGCAATCGCATCCATCGGCTGCATCCACACGACCCGTCGTGGCAGAACTGGCCGTTGCTGGAGCGCGCGGTGCTCGGCAACATCGTCCCTGATTTCCCCTTGATCAACAAATCATTCAATTTGAGCTACAGCGGACAGGATCTCTAG
- a CDS encoding hydrogenase 4 subunit F — translation MEIMIVLGIPLFGCLLLALAGHRRWAPELNALMSFLTFAAAAQLTARVIARGPMTVMQEQFFVDSFNVFLVALIAFVGFTTTLFSRPYMRIEAHHGRVNPARLRLYHSMYQLFTFTMLLCLLSNNVGVLWVAMEGATLSTVLLVSLYRTPASLEAAWKYFILCSVGIAQAFFGVILLYFAAEKVLGPGGTSLLWTHLYEVRLQLEPTVLSLAFVFLLIGFGTKVGLVPLHNWLPDAHAEGPTPISAVLSGLLLNVALYAVVRSKMLVDGALGHHFSGGLMMGFGLLSVVVAAFFLSRQKDIKRMFAYSSVEHMGMMTFAFGMGGAVAAFAGLLHMTVHSLTKSAIFFTVGHAAQKTGTQNMADIRGLIEQSPTVGWGLALGSLAILGMPPFGVFTSEFMILTTAMHEHPWATPFLLMALGVAFAAILGKVQPMVFGETSARRLPHPPALIPVFVHLAIVLILGLYIPPYLVGWYRQAAALIG, via the coding sequence ATGGAAATCATGATCGTCCTCGGCATCCCGCTGTTCGGTTGTCTGCTGCTTGCTCTCGCGGGCCACAGGCGCTGGGCGCCGGAGTTGAACGCACTGATGAGTTTCCTCACTTTTGCCGCCGCGGCACAGCTCACGGCCAGGGTCATCGCCCGCGGCCCGATGACGGTGATGCAGGAGCAGTTTTTCGTCGATTCATTCAACGTCTTCCTGGTCGCGCTGATCGCCTTTGTCGGATTCACGACCACCCTGTTCAGCCGCCCCTACATGCGCATCGAGGCGCATCACGGGCGGGTGAACCCGGCCCGTCTGCGGCTCTACCACAGCATGTACCAGCTGTTCACCTTCACCATGCTGTTGTGCCTGCTCTCCAACAACGTCGGCGTGCTATGGGTGGCGATGGAGGGCGCGACGCTCTCCACCGTGCTGCTGGTGTCGCTGTACCGCACGCCGGCGAGCCTGGAGGCGGCGTGGAAATATTTCATCCTGTGCTCGGTCGGCATCGCGCAGGCGTTCTTCGGGGTCATCCTGCTTTATTTCGCCGCAGAAAAGGTCCTGGGCCCCGGCGGCACGTCACTGCTGTGGACGCACCTGTACGAGGTCCGCCTGCAGCTCGAGCCGACGGTGTTGTCGCTCGCTTTTGTATTCCTGCTGATCGGCTTCGGCACCAAGGTGGGTCTGGTGCCGTTGCACAACTGGCTGCCGGACGCCCACGCGGAAGGTCCCACCCCGATCTCGGCAGTGCTCTCCGGCCTGCTGCTCAACGTGGCGTTATACGCGGTGGTGCGCAGCAAGATGCTGGTCGACGGCGCGCTCGGGCATCATTTCTCCGGCGGCTTGATGATGGGCTTCGGACTTTTATCGGTCGTGGTCGCGGCATTTTTTCTGTCGCGGCAGAAGGATATCAAGCGCATGTTCGCCTACTCCTCGGTCGAGCATATGGGCATGATGACCTTTGCCTTCGGCATGGGTGGCGCGGTGGCCGCCTTTGCCGGGCTGCTGCACATGACGGTGCATTCACTCACCAAGAGCGCGATCTTCTTCACCGTCGGCCATGCCGCGCAGAAGACCGGCACGCAGAACATGGCGGACATCCGGGGGCTCATCGAACAGAGCCCCACCGTGGGCTGGGGCCTGGCGCTTGGCAGCCTCGCCATCCTCGGCATGCCGCCCTTCGGCGTGTTCACCAGCGAATTCATGATACTCACGACCGCGATGCACGAACACCCGTGGGCGACCCCGTTTTTGCTGATGGCGCTCGGTGTCGCGTTCGCGGCGATTCTGGGCAAGGTGCAACCGATGGTATTTGGTGAAACCAGCGCGCGCCGGCTGCCGCACCCTCCGGCGCTCATTCCGGTGTTTGTGCACCTGGCGATCGTACTGATACTCGGGCTGTATATCCCGCCCTATCTCGTCGGCTGGTACCGGCAGGCGGCGGCGCTCATCGGCTGA
- a CDS encoding formate hydrogenlyase: MDHSLINQFVSLLAALLLLIAFAMLSQRRVLTLIKLFAWQGAVLAASTATVAYVTDQAHLYFSAGLTVLLKVILIPWVLHHLIDQLQVRWDVETLINIPVTMLIGIGLVIFAFALAAPISQMAGTFTRSTLGIAMASILISFLMMIVRRKAVPQVIGFLAMENGLFFAATSATYGMPLVVELGVALDVLMCTFIFGIFLFHIREQFDSLDIRHMEKLKED; the protein is encoded by the coding sequence ATGGACCACTCGCTCATCAACCAGTTCGTCAGCCTGCTTGCGGCACTCCTGCTGCTGATTGCGTTTGCCATGTTGTCGCAACGCCGCGTCTTGACGCTGATCAAACTGTTTGCCTGGCAGGGCGCAGTGCTGGCCGCCTCCACGGCGACTGTCGCGTATGTGACCGACCAGGCCCATCTTTACTTTTCCGCCGGGCTCACCGTGCTGCTCAAGGTCATCCTGATTCCCTGGGTGTTGCATCACCTGATTGACCAGTTGCAGGTGCGCTGGGACGTCGAGACGTTGATCAACATACCCGTCACGATGCTCATCGGCATTGGACTGGTGATCTTCGCTTTTGCCCTGGCCGCGCCGATTTCACAAATGGCCGGCACATTCACGCGTTCGACCCTGGGGATTGCAATGGCCAGCATCCTGATCTCCTTTCTCATGATGATCGTGCGGCGCAAGGCGGTGCCGCAGGTGATCGGCTTTCTGGCCATGGAGAACGGCTTGTTTTTTGCCGCCACCAGCGCCACCTACGGCATGCCGCTGGTGGTGGAATTGGGCGTGGCGCTCGATGTACTGATGTGCACGTTCATTTTCGGCATCTTCCTGTTTCACATCCGTGAACAATTCGACAGCCTCGATATCCGGCATATGGAAAAACTCAAGGAAGATTGA
- a CDS encoding NADH-quinone oxidoreductase subunit H: protein MNLPAGVAFQILQSVFVVLAAPLLTGWVNQCRAWLQNRSAPSILLPYYTLAKLFHKDAVIAHNASWLFHLTPYILFGCMWLAAGIVPVLATGLPSAPAADIIALVGVFALARVFAALAAMDIGTAFGGLGARREMLIGFLAEPAMLMTLFTAAFISGSTQLTTIVDTLGHREFAIYPGLAFAAAAFLMVLLAENARIPIDNPTTHLELTMVHEALILEYSARHLALIEWAVAIKLFAYMAIGIALFLPWGITGAGDWSALPLAVVALVVKLAIGGAGLALIETLFAKVRLLLAPEFLSAAFLLAVLGMLTHFLTLT, encoded by the coding sequence ATGAATCTCCCGGCCGGCGTGGCGTTCCAGATCCTGCAATCGGTGTTCGTGGTGCTCGCCGCGCCGCTGCTCACGGGCTGGGTCAACCAGTGCCGTGCCTGGTTGCAGAACCGCTCGGCACCCTCAATTCTGCTGCCTTACTACACGCTGGCGAAGCTGTTCCACAAGGATGCCGTGATCGCGCACAACGCCTCGTGGCTGTTTCACCTGACGCCTTACATCCTGTTTGGTTGCATGTGGCTGGCCGCGGGTATCGTTCCGGTACTGGCCACCGGCCTGCCGTCCGCCCCGGCGGCCGACATCATCGCGCTGGTCGGCGTGTTCGCCCTGGCGCGGGTGTTCGCGGCGCTGGCGGCGATGGACATCGGCACCGCGTTCGGCGGTCTGGGCGCGCGGCGCGAGATGCTGATCGGATTTCTCGCCGAGCCCGCCATGCTGATGACGCTGTTTACCGCCGCCTTCATTTCCGGCTCGACCCAGCTCACCACCATCGTCGACACGCTCGGACACCGTGAATTCGCCATCTACCCCGGCCTCGCCTTCGCCGCCGCGGCCTTCCTCATGGTGTTGCTGGCCGAGAACGCCCGCATTCCGATCGACAATCCGACCACGCATCTCGAACTCACCATGGTGCACGAGGCCTTGATCCTTGAATACTCGGCCCGGCATCTGGCGTTGATCGAGTGGGCGGTGGCGATCAAGCTGTTCGCCTACATGGCCATCGGCATCGCGCTGTTCCTACCCTGGGGCATCACCGGGGCCGGCGACTGGTCCGCGCTGCCGCTGGCGGTCGTCGCGCTCGTGGTGAAACTCGCCATCGGCGGCGCGGGTTTGGCGCTGATTGAAACGCTGTTCGCCAAAGTGCGGCTGTTGCTGGCGCCCGAGTTCCTGTCGGCCGCATTCCTGCTCGCGGTGCTTGGCATGCTGACTCACTTCCTCACGCTGACCTGA